One genomic segment of Candidatus Neomarinimicrobiota bacterium includes these proteins:
- a CDS encoding carbon starvation protein A — protein MAAAWLIGSSIVLLAIGYIFYGRYLSKRLGVDPGRQTPAHTNTDGVDYVPAKAPILFGHHFSSIAGAGPILGPIYAAVFGWIPVLLWIVIGSIFVGGVHDFSSLVASVRHGGKTFGEVIEEHIGHAGKKLFLVFTWTVLVLVIAVFAKAVASVFVKEPATVTASFLFILLAIVFGLSIYRLKTKLGLTSIVGVLLLLGCVALGILFPIQQSFNFWIFMLFCYVFVAAVTPVWILLQPRDYLNSFLLFIILIAGVIGIFVANPTISFPVVTQFKTNLGYLFPILFVTVACGAISGFHSLVSSGTTSKQLNMESDAKPVGYGSMLVEGVLAVVALITAVTILQGDYSHLVTKEGGGPIGIFSAGIGRFVHHLGIPERLGVTFAALAISAFALTTLDTATRLGRFAFQEFFEREERASFLSKNRYVGTLVTVVFSALLAFSGTSEVLWPLFGSANQLLASIILLGVTVWLAELGKSNRFVKYPMYFMFAVTLTALGTLIHKNIVTVNIPLLLLSIILFIVAIILIVQARNSLVRIGKE, from the coding sequence ATGGCGGCCGCCTGGTTAATTGGCAGTTCAATCGTCTTATTGGCAATCGGGTACATCTTTTATGGTCGCTACCTTTCGAAAAGGCTGGGTGTAGACCCAGGCCGGCAAACACCTGCCCATACCAACACCGACGGCGTCGATTATGTACCGGCGAAGGCGCCCATCCTGTTCGGCCATCATTTTTCCTCCATTGCCGGGGCCGGCCCCATTCTCGGTCCGATCTATGCGGCGGTATTCGGCTGGATCCCGGTGCTGCTCTGGATAGTGATCGGTAGCATTTTTGTCGGCGGCGTGCATGATTTTTCCTCGCTGGTGGCCTCGGTGCGGCATGGCGGAAAGACATTTGGCGAGGTGATCGAGGAACATATCGGCCACGCCGGAAAGAAACTCTTCCTCGTTTTCACCTGGACGGTGCTGGTTCTGGTCATCGCCGTCTTTGCGAAAGCGGTTGCCAGCGTCTTTGTGAAAGAACCAGCCACGGTCACTGCTTCCTTCCTGTTCATTCTGCTCGCCATAGTCTTCGGGCTCAGTATCTACCGCCTGAAAACCAAACTGGGGCTTACTTCCATCGTTGGTGTCCTGCTGCTGCTCGGATGTGTGGCGCTTGGAATCCTGTTTCCGATTCAGCAGTCCTTCAACTTCTGGATTTTTATGCTGTTCTGCTATGTATTCGTTGCTGCGGTTACACCGGTATGGATCCTGCTCCAGCCCCGGGATTACTTGAACTCGTTTCTGCTATTTATCATTCTGATCGCGGGAGTTATTGGCATCTTCGTGGCTAACCCGACCATCAGCTTCCCGGTAGTAACACAGTTCAAGACCAACCTGGGGTATCTGTTCCCCATCCTGTTTGTAACTGTCGCCTGTGGGGCTATTTCCGGCTTTCACTCACTGGTGTCCAGTGGTACGACCTCGAAACAGTTGAATATGGAATCGGATGCCAAGCCGGTCGGTTATGGCAGCATGCTTGTTGAGGGCGTGCTGGCGGTGGTAGCGCTGATCACAGCGGTCACCATTCTGCAGGGGGATTACAGTCATCTGGTCACCAAGGAAGGTGGGGGACCGATTGGTATTTTCTCGGCCGGTATCGGCCGCTTTGTTCACCACCTGGGTATACCGGAGCGATTGGGCGTTACTTTCGCTGCTCTGGCGATCTCCGCCTTTGCCCTGACGACCCTTGATACGGCCACCCGGCTGGGCCGATTCGCATTCCAGGAATTTTTTGAGCGAGAGGAACGTGCTTCTTTCTTGAGTAAGAATCGCTACGTAGGTACTCTAGTGACGGTTGTTTTTTCCGCGCTGCTCGCCTTTTCCGGAACCAGTGAGGTACTCTGGCCGCTGTTCGGGTCTGCCAATCAACTGCTGGCATCCATTATCCTATTGGGAGTTACCGTCTGGCTGGCAGAACTGGGGAAGAGCAATCGGTTTGTTAAGTACCCCATGTACTTCATGTTCGCTGTGACCTTGACTGCCCTGGGGACGCTCATTCACAAAAACATTGTGACGGTGAATATCCCGTTACTGCTTCTCTCGATCATTCTCTTTATCGTTGCCATCATTTTAATTGTACAGGCGCGAAACAGCCTGGTCAGGATTGGCAAGGAATAA
- a CDS encoding SDR family oxidoreductase, translating into MQDLFSLEGRTALITGSSRGIGYTLARGLGRAGAIVILNGRDEDRLMNAVSELKVEGLNASGYAFDVRDSAAIRKQIENIRQDVGDIDILVNNAGIQIRAPMEEFGEADWHKILDINLTGAFLVSRTVVAGMIQRKAGKIINICSIQSELARPNIAPYSAAKGGLKMLTRAMATEWGKYNIQANGLAPGYFRTELTKPLYENEKFDAWLCSRTPANRWGEPEELIGAAVFLASKASDYVNGHILYVDGGMLACV; encoded by the coding sequence ATCCAGGATCTATTCAGTCTGGAGGGCCGAACCGCCCTCATTACCGGTTCCAGTCGTGGAATCGGCTATACGTTAGCGAGAGGTTTGGGACGCGCGGGTGCAATCGTCATCCTGAATGGACGGGATGAAGATCGATTGATGAATGCGGTTTCAGAACTAAAAGTAGAGGGATTGAATGCATCAGGTTATGCCTTTGATGTTCGGGATTCGGCCGCGATCAGAAAGCAGATTGAAAACATCCGCCAGGATGTCGGTGATATCGATATTCTGGTAAATAACGCTGGCATACAGATCCGGGCTCCAATGGAAGAATTTGGCGAGGCGGACTGGCACAAGATTCTCGATATCAACCTTACCGGGGCCTTCCTGGTTTCCAGGACCGTTGTGGCTGGGATGATTCAGCGAAAAGCCGGTAAAATTATCAATATCTGCTCAATTCAAAGTGAGCTGGCCCGTCCCAACATTGCGCCGTACTCCGCCGCAAAAGGTGGCTTGAAAATGCTGACCAGGGCCATGGCCACCGAATGGGGGAAGTACAATATCCAGGCTAACGGCCTCGCCCCCGGCTATTTCAGGACGGAGCTGACCAAACCACTGTATGAGAACGAGAAGTTCGACGCCTGGCTGTGTTCACGAACACCCGCCAACCGCTGGGGTGAGCCTGAAGAGCTGATCGGAGCAGCGGTGTTCCTGGCTTCCAAAGCTTCAGATTACGTGAACGGACATATTCTGTACGTCGACGGGGGAATGTTGGCTTGTGTATGA